From Camelina sativa cultivar DH55 chromosome 20, Cs, whole genome shotgun sequence, the proteins below share one genomic window:
- the LOC104771688 gene encoding uncharacterized protein LOC104771688 → MASSSTVSKYSPRIYEEGRSPLQNRSMNHNCYLSKIGKMKEGLGLDVWRKLKESSLGVFIKLAEVSYTWSPAKVHYILTHQLAVNNSHESENIDVDHHAFWREMEIETTSDGPKYTELENVMDFSKTWSKEKRMMVGRLILLSVAIHGIHHGSRIPLPSAKRVFDPNGFEKHPWGRVAFTCLVNSVKIVDLDKDSYTVQGCVHALLIWLYESVPGIGKLYGLRRSTRTGIPLLDWQSTQKGIKMNELIEDEYSKHGQVRVKHMVHVSEDHMYPEWSDDEENKDPALDKLINDIVHDCLPSDVWRVDKTVSMGRKKTKS, encoded by the exons ATGGCTTCCTCGAGTACAGTCTCAAAATATTCTCCTCGCATCTATGAAGAAGGAAGATCTCCCTTGCAAAACAGGAGCATGAACCATAATTGCTAT TTGTCAAAAATTGGGAAAATGAAAGAGGGTTTAGGATTGGATGTGTGGCGTAAGTTGAAGGAATCATCGCTTGGAGTATTTATTAAGTTAGCTGAAGTATCATACACATGGTCTCCTGCAAAAGTTCACTATATCCTTACACATCAGCTAGCAGTCAACAATTCGCATGAG TCGGAGAACATAGATGTTGATCATCATGCATTTTGGAGAGAAATGGAGATTGAAACAACTTCAGACGGTCCAAAGTACACTGAGTTGGAAAATGTTATGGATTTTAGTAAGACATGGTCTAAAGAGAAAAGGATGATGGTTGGTAGGCTAATCTTATTATCTGTTGCAATACATGGCATACATCATGGCTCTAGGATCCCTCTTCCAAGTGCTAAAAGGGTGTTTGATCCAAATGGTTTTGAAAAACATCCTTGGGGTCGAGTGGCTTTTACTTGCTTAGTCAATTCAGTCAAGATTGTTGATTTAGATAAAGACTCTTACACGGTACAAGGATGTGTGCATGCTTTGTTGATTTGGTTGTATGAGAGTGTGCCTGGCATTGGAAAACTGTATGGGTTGAGAAGGTCTACGAGAACTGGCATTCCTCTGCTTGATTGGCAATCAACACAGAAAGGTATCAAGATGAATGAATTGATAGAGGATGAGTATTCTAAACATGGACAG GTCCGTGTAAAGCATATGGTTCATGTTTCAGAGGATCATATGTATCCTGAATGGAGTGACGATGAAGAGAATAAGGATCCAGCCCTAGACAAATTGATTAATGATATTGTCCATGATTGCTTACCTTCAGATGTTTGGAGAGTTGACAAAACAGTGAgcatgggaagaaaaaaaacaaaaagctaa
- the LOC104771690 gene encoding F-box/FBD/LRR-repeat protein At5g44980-like — MECDYTSELPDSLLTQILSYLRTKNYVKTSVLSKRWRNLWLNVPVLDLYTIEFRPYPNEEDFARFMEKLFMELNRGSHLQKFRITYCECNGYRDRLMELIRTVVDGGIQHLDVSMYPCNRDDFMGQNIYKSMSLVSLKLCNVELKNPKFVVSLPCLKILKLSKVCYGEDGPLVVEKLISGCPVLEDLELIRPFDILSPQVVLFLRLRSQTLNSLCFSFAVHSGCTDFSVEIDAPRVKHMSVEWSQPDSIVVKNLSSLFEIDIRTQRYPVKPDDFNIFCDFLTGISSVRHMTISLWELQILFGYSKLGPVPIFENLYHLQAHVNSSSLQLLSAFLESCPNLKNLILTKYFVEKEPEQMDITNVPQCLISSLEYVEIKNQRRDGIGIKLVNYFLENSAVLKKLTIGFECSSVTNEELERYKKLLTTTKLCPTFSYNSSCDCSKCS, encoded by the exons ATGGAGTGCGATTATACCAGCGAATTGCCGGATTCTTTGCTTACTCAGATTCTCTCATACCTTCGGACCAAAAATTATGTTAAGACAAGCGTTTTATCCAAGCGATGGAGAAATCTTTGGTTAAACGTTCCTGTACTTGACTTATACACCATTGAATTCCGGCCTTATCCTAACGAAGAAGACTTCGCAAGGTTTATGGAGAAATTATTTATGGAGTTAAACCGCGGGTCACACTTACAAAAGTTCAGGATAACGTATTGTGAATGCAATGGCTATCGAGATCGACTCATGGAGCTGATCAGAACAGTGGTTGATGGTGGAATTCAGCATTTGGATGTTTCTATGTATCCTTGTAACAGAGATGATTTCATGGGTCAGAACATCTACAAGAGCATGTCATTGGTCTCTTTGAAGCTTTGTAATGTAGAGTTAAAGAATCCaaagtttgttgtttctctaCCTTGTCTCAAGATTTTGAAACTATCAAAAGTCTGTTACGGTGAGGATGGTCCTTTAGTTGTGGAGAAGCTCATCTCGGGatgtcctgttcttgaagatcttgAGCTGATCAGGCCGTTTGATATTTTGAGTCCACAAGTTGTGTTGTTCCTGCGTTTGAGGTCTCAGACTCTGAATAGCCTTTGTTTCTCCTTTGCAGTGCATAGTGGGTGTACAGATTTTTCAGTTGAGATTGATGCTCCAAGAGTCAAGCATATGAGTGTTGAATGGAGTCAACCTGATAGCATTGTCGTAAAGAACCTGAGTTCCTTGTTCGAGATCGACATTCGTACCCAACGTTATCCTGTGAAACCagatgattttaatattttctgtgATTTCTTAACCGGGATATCTAGTGTAAGACATATGACAATCTCCTTGTGGGAACtacag ATACTTTTTGGTTATTCCAAACTCGGACCGGTTCCCATATTCGAAAACTTGTATCATTTGCAGGCACATGTCAACAGCTCATCGCTACAACTATTGTCTGCCTTTCTTGAGAGCTGTCCCAATCTGAAAAACCTCATCCTAACT aaatattttgttgaaaAGGAGCCAGAGCAAATGGACATTACCAACGTGCCTCAATGTTTAATATCTTCGCTCGAGTATGTTGAGATTAAGAATCAGAGGAGGGATGGAATTGGGATTAAACTAGTGAATTACTTTCTTGAGAATTCAGCAGTCCTCAAGAAACTAACTATAGGCTTCGAATGTTCTTCTGTAACCAACGAAGAGCTAGAGAGATACAAGAAGCTTCTTACAACAACAAAGCTTTGTCCTACATTCTCGTACAACTCAAGTTGTGATTGTTCGAAATGCAGCTGA